The DNA sequence AAGGTTGGGTGATATAACTCGACGCCGCCATCCAAAAGAAATAAGGCATCGACGCCTAGCGCGTCCATCGTGCGGAGGATCGTCCCGACATTGCCCGGGTCTTGCGGCGAAACCAGCGCGACAACAGGACTGGATGGCGCGAGGCTTGACGCAAGAGTTTGTCTCTGGCGAACCACCGCGACAATGCCTTGCGGATTATCTTTCTCTGCCAGAGAGTTGGCTACCTCTCTTGAAACAGGATGCGCCTTTTCCGAAACACGGGTAATGAGTTCTTTGGCGTACTTGCTCGCAAGCAGATCAGGCGCGTAAAAAATCGACTCCACATCCCACCCCGCATCCAACGCCTGCCCAATATGGTGGATCCCTTCCACGAGAAACAAACCCGTTTCAAGACGACGCTTTTTCTGACGCAATGAACGGGCTCGCTTCACAAGCTCGTTATTCGCGCTGACGATCAAAGGCTTGCTCATGCTTCACTCACCCGCTACCACGGTCAACTTTCCAACCATGCCCGCCATGAGATGTCCCTGGATCCCACAGACAACGCTATACTCGCCCGGCGCGGACGGAGCAGTGAACGTCAACGTGACCGATTGCCCGGCAGGCACTTTCACCTCCCAATAGATATTCTGCTTATCTTCTTCGTCAAACTCATCGCCCGCATCGGCGCCAAATTTTAGGATGGCAAATTCATGCTCCACCACTCCATTGTTCACCGCGTTGATCGTGATCTCCCGCCCCGCCATAATCGTAAAGGAATTGGGCGTGAATTGAAAGTCGGTCAGGGTTACATCGATGGCGGTGGATGACCCGCCGTCTTTACAGGAGGTCAATAGTACACATACGAGCATTACGGTGATGACCGCATACATTTTCATGGTTCTCTCCGGGAAAGCGATCCGTTAATTCAGGGATAATCGTATGAAAACCGGCGTTGGCGTAAACAATAGACTTTATCCCAATAAACAAAAGTGGCTCTTTGTAGACGCTGAAAAACGCTGATTTCGCTGATGCAAGAAAAGAAAATCTGCGGCTTCCGCATGGATCAGCCTCCCGATGTATTTCGGATAGAGTCTATTGTAATTCAGTTCCGCGCCCTTTAGACGATAGAATATGCTCATGAGCCAATTCTTTGCAGACAATTACCTCGGTCCTGCTTTCGATCTCTTCGGCACAGCCCACCTCGGCGCGTTGACATTTCTCCTTTTCTTGAATCTTTTCCTCGTCCGTTTCAAGAACGCCAGCAACGCGACCAAGAGCAAAATCCGCTGGACACTGGCATTGATTCTGCTGGTCAACGAAGTCGCCTGGCACGCGTGGAATTACGTCGTCGGCAGGTGGACGATCCAGACCATGCTTCCGCTTCACCTGTGCAGTCTGCTGGTGTGGGCAGGCGCGCTGATGCTCATCACAAAAAACTACGCCATCTACGAATTCATGTATTTCCTCGGCATCGGCGGCGCGATTCAGGCATTGATCACTCCTGACCTGGGAATGTATGGCTTCCCACACTTCAGGTTTTTTCAAACGTTCATTTCGCATGGATTGATCATCACCTCCGCAATCTACATGACCGCCGTGGAAGGTTTCCGCCCCACATGGAAATCGATCGTCAGGATAGCGATTTGGATGAACCTCTATGTCGTCGCGATCTATTTCATCAACACAGCCATCGGCAGTAATTATCTGATGATCAACGACAAACCCAACACACCCAGCCTGCTCGATCTGCTCCCCGATTGGCCCCTGTATGTTCTTTACATGGAGGGGATCGGCATCATCATGTGCTTGCTTCTCTATCTTCCTTTCGCCCTTAAAGACTGGCGCAATCAGAATCGTATAAACAAGGATAACGCCTCGCGGCTGGAAAGCATTTCAAAATAAGGTAGAATATCAATCCGCCGGGGCGATGGCGGAATCGGCAGACGCAACGGACTTAAAATCCGTCGGTAGTGATATCGTGAGGGTTCGACCCCCTCTCGCCCCATTTTGTACCTTGCGCTCCTCTCAAAATCAGAGAGGAGCGCAAGTTTTATGTACTCGCAAGCCGAAAAAACGCAACAGACTTTTTTACAGCAAGACGGTTATCTGCCTATTCTTGCAGAGACGTTCATCACTGCCAAACGCGCCGAAGGACTGTCAAAAAGCACGCTGAAATACTATCGTGAAAAGATAGATATTTTCCTCGCGTGGACTGAGGCGCAAGCCGTGACACAGGTACAGGATGTTACCGCCGACCTGTTGCGGCGTTTTTTGTTGACCATGAGCGAACGTCATAACGCTGGCGGCGTGCATGGAATCTATCGCGGCGTTCGCGCGTTCTTGCGCTTCATCGAAGCGGAGGAAGTATTGTCAGGCTGGCAGAGTCCGACAAAAAAAGTCAAAGCCCCAAAGGTGGAAGTACAACCGATTGAAGGCGCATCACTGGAAGATATATCCGCGCTACTCGCCACGTGCCAACGAAACGATTTTGTCGGCGCGAGAGACTCCGCTTTACTGCTTGCGCTTCTGGACACAGGCGCGAGAGTAACCGAATTCCTATCCATTGACCTAGCCGACGTTGATTCTATCGGCGCGGTACTGTTGAAACACACCAAAGGCAAAAGACCGCGTTATGTGTACTTGTCGCAAAAGACGCGGCGAGCGGTTCGCGCCTATGTCCGCATGAGACGCGATACCTCGCCCGCATTATGGACAACGAAACACGGCGAACGGTTAACGTATGACGGTTTACGCGCAATCCTTACGCGGCGTTCAAAACTGGCAGGCTTGCGCGACGTGCCTAGTCCGCATGATTTTCGCCGCGCAATGGCGTTAACTTTCCTTCGCAGTGGCGGCGATATATTCAGCCTCGCGCGTTTGCTAGGTCACAACGGAATCAATATCTTGAAGCGTTATCTCGCGCAAACGGATAACGACGCGCAACAGGCGCACGCGAATTACTCGCCTGTTGAACGGCTGAAATGACTTGACGAGAATGTTAACAATTCTCTTACACACGGATTTTGAGTTTTGCATATAATGATTCACAGCTGAATATTTTTTTTACTTGTAATTCGTTGTTTGGCGACTAGTGCGCGAAATGCGCGGCAACGAACACAACCGCAGGCTTTGGCGGTTTGGAGCAACAAGGATAAAAAAAACTAGCAGATTAGTACAATCGTACTAAATCGCAAGTTTTTTGAAAATCCTTATTTTCCAAACCGCTTTTTTTGTTAAATTTTTTCGCCCGTCCGAATCTGTGACAGGATGGACAGGCGAAAAGGAAAAACAGACATGACAAGTATAACAAAAATCATCGTATCAAATCGCTATGTGGGGGATGTTTCAAGCGGCGTATTCCGCAAGTCCATTAAAGGCAGTCGGCACATCCTCCGCACTCCGCCCGCAATCTGTCTATCGGTTGACAGTCTGAGACAGGCGGAGCAATGCGGAGCGCGTGAGATTCAGGTAGCCGACACAGAGAGCGGGCGCGTCTATTCGTCAACCGTCGAACACTTCAAACGCTTTTCGTTTGACATACAGCGCGGCGGATTCGAGGCGCAACGGGGATTGTGTTTAGAGCGATGGTCACTCACGGAAACGCTGAAAATAACCAGCCATGCGGCGAAGCGCGGCGAAGTCAGGCGCAAAGCAGGCAACGGTCAACGAGTACGCAATCCGCGCGGCGCGGCGCGTGTCTCGCCTCGACAATTGCTTTTCAAGGGGATGCTATGAACAGCAAAAAGAAAATCACGTACAAGCCTATTTGCTGGAAGTGTGGCAGTCGGCGCAACTTGACGAAGTATCACGCGCAAGGCGGAGAGTATCACTTGTGCAAAAAACACGCGCCCGCATGGATGAAACGAACGAAACGAGCGGAGAGTAAAAAGCCGTGACCGCTTCCCTCGCCCGCTATCCCGAATCGGTGAAGTTCAATCCGCTTGTCGGCTTGAAATCTTTTCGCATGTCTGAGGCGGGCGGCGCGTGGCGTTTGTTTGTGCTGGCGAAGAATCTCGACCAAAGCGGACTGGGAAAAATCAAGCGCGATGACTTGAAAGCCTACGCTCACGAACTGGGAATTCACGACAAGCAATTCACGCGCTGGATGAACGCGGCGCGAGGTTATGACCTGTTCGCGGACGTGCAATCAAAAAGCGGCGACTGGATGCTGATACTGACCAGCCACAGCAAAGCGGCGGCGGCGTTCGGATGCGAGGTCAAAGGTCACACGGTCACACTGTCGGCAAAGTTACTGTTCGGCAAAGGCTGGCGTTCGCTCGTATTCGCCTCGTGGCAGTCCGCTTTTACTGGCAACGGTGAGAGACTGGTATCACAGAAAAAACAAGCCGCGTTGACTGGAATCTCCGAACAGACACAGCGGCAGTACAACAAGCAGGCAGGCGTTACCAGCCGCAAGAATTATGCAATCTCGAACATTCACGCGAACGGTTATCACGGCGTTCTTGAATTCGGAAACCGCGCGGGCTTGTTTCAATTCTGGGACAGAAACACCCATCAAAAAAAGTTAGGCTGGCGTATTCCAAATACGCGGCATTTTCCGCTTTTCAAAACAGACGGTTCTACTAAGACGCGAAGGACTTTGAGTCTGTTCAACCGAACAGCGGAACAGCACGCGGCAAGCATGAAAGCGTTACGCAAGCCTGCTACCTACAAGTTCAACGAAATCTACCT is a window from the Candidatus Defluviilinea gracilis genome containing:
- a CDS encoding RNA methyltransferase, giving the protein MSKPLIVSANNELVKRARSLRQKKRRLETGLFLVEGIHHIGQALDAGWDVESIFYAPDLLASKYAKELITRVSEKAHPVSREVANSLAEKDNPQGIVAVVRQRQTLASSLAPSSPVVALVSPQDPGNVGTILRTMDALGVDALFLLDGGVELYHPTLIRSSMGAIFWKRIAQTSFEEFRAWAQTAGRQLIGASAHADVDYKSLVPQTPWALVLGSEQKGLSAEQVQACDVTVSLPMRGKVSSLNLAVAAGVLLYELKT
- a CDS encoding cupredoxin domain-containing protein, with the protein product MKMYAVITVMLVCVLLTSCKDGGSSTAIDVTLTDFQFTPNSFTIMAGREITINAVNNGVVEHEFAILKFGADAGDEFDEEDKQNIYWEVKVPAGQSVTLTFTAPSAPGEYSVVCGIQGHLMAGMVGKLTVVAGE
- a CDS encoding TIGR02206 family membrane protein; translated protein: MSQFFADNYLGPAFDLFGTAHLGALTFLLFLNLFLVRFKNASNATKSKIRWTLALILLVNEVAWHAWNYVVGRWTIQTMLPLHLCSLLVWAGALMLITKNYAIYEFMYFLGIGGAIQALITPDLGMYGFPHFRFFQTFISHGLIITSAIYMTAVEGFRPTWKSIVRIAIWMNLYVVAIYFINTAIGSNYLMINDKPNTPSLLDLLPDWPLYVLYMEGIGIIMCLLLYLPFALKDWRNQNRINKDNASRLESISK
- a CDS encoding tyrosine-type recombinase/integrase, with the protein product MYSQAEKTQQTFLQQDGYLPILAETFITAKRAEGLSKSTLKYYREKIDIFLAWTEAQAVTQVQDVTADLLRRFLLTMSERHNAGGVHGIYRGVRAFLRFIEAEEVLSGWQSPTKKVKAPKVEVQPIEGASLEDISALLATCQRNDFVGARDSALLLALLDTGARVTEFLSIDLADVDSIGAVLLKHTKGKRPRYVYLSQKTRRAVRAYVRMRRDTSPALWTTKHGERLTYDGLRAILTRRSKLAGLRDVPSPHDFRRAMALTFLRSGGDIFSLARLLGHNGINILKRYLAQTDNDAQQAHANYSPVERLK